gtgtaattctaAAATTACCTTaaaatttatcttgtatgaaaatatctttttgtACTAGAGTCCACTAGATCGAGTCTCCCATGGAATAGTATAAATAGGAGGGTTCTGACCATTTTGTgtcaagccaaaaaaaagtttaagttCAATTGCAATACAAATACTCTCATTCCCCACTCTTATCCTCATTATTCTCCCTCTCCCAAAAATATTGTCCAACTACACAATAGAAACTAGAAACTCATACTCTCCCTCAAGATACACTTCAAGATACACGATACATATCTCGATATGAACTatataagtaaaaaaatgatacacgatacgtataccaatttgaaaatatttgtaaaatgtaGCATGCAACTAGGGTGGAAATTCCAGAAACAACATGCTAACGCGACACAAATAGACACTAAATATTATCTAAATGAAACTTCTGttaatagttttctttttcttccctcCTTATAGTATTTCTTcattagcttctttttttttatcctgttTCTTCATTAGCTCAACGCGAGTTTTTTCAATTAATTGCAGCTCAGTACCCAGCATTAGGGGATAAAACATGGTATTTTTTAGGTACCGAAAATATCTGAATGGATACCAACCTAATCGAGAAACCGGTGATGGATGCTGGAAAGCCACCGGAGCTAATTAATAAGTCCGTGGACCACAAAGATCAGGTTGTTGGGCATAAGAAGGTATTAGTTTACTATGAAGGAAAGCTAGGGCGTGAAAACAGTAAAAAGACCAATTGGATCATGCATGAGTTTCGAGTCGAGGGGCCTCCTAGAATCAAAGAGAGCCAGCATGATATGAAGGTATTAACTACTAAATTCCTCCAATATTAACTAAGTCGGAAAAACTCTAGGCGGTTGGACCACCGCCTAACGACTAGGCAGCCGACTTTCCGAACACCATTTGGTATTTGGTTTTCTATGTGCTAAGACTATTTTTTTCTTGCAGTTGGATGATTGGGTTTTATGTAGGATTTACAGAAAAGAAGTatcagaaaatgggaaaaagggTGAAGCGCAAGGCCAAGTACCAGAAAGATGGAAGAAGGGTGGAGTTCAAGCCCAACACAAGCTAGTTCCCATTCCCAGTCCAGCCGCGAATGACAATGATTTGGATGACCTTGATACGGACGGCTTGTTTGCTCAAAATTCCAATCCCGCGCCGAGCCAAAACTCCGATAATGTACCAGTCTAACAAGGGTACAATCAGGTCCTTAAAACTTTACATAGAGTTTCGTGGTTGTTTAATCCTCTAACTGCAAGAGGAAAAAATAGTCTTAGTATATAGAAAACCAACGGGTGTTCGAAAAGTCGGCCGCCTAGGACTAGTAgatgtttttcattttctttttcgtgGTTTACAGCTTTAAATAAGGGTATGAACTGACTATCCATTTGCGTCTGAATGTTCTCCCTCTTTAGTTTTTGGTTGAATTCGcgaatgtttttcttttttcttttttttactttgtcgTATGATTTGGAAAACTATATGCAAAAATAGTAATTCATTGGGAAGAAAATTGAACTTGGCGTGTGATTGAGTTggaaattatttttagaaaacaatGATGCATTCTGTAAGAGAATTGGGTGTGACTTGTGATTGAGTTGGAAATAGCAGTCTCGAAACACTGTATTGTGATGTGAGGTCTCGGGTTTGAGTAAACATGATGCAACGTCATAAGTCATAACACCTCAATGATGTCATATGTCATGCGCTCGATCCCTTTattcttttgtgattttttttcaaaaagagtaaTAAATTCCTTTTACCATATATTAAAAGGCTTATCCGGATTTTGTTCCGTTATCCAATTTTTCATTGGATGTTCTCTTTTCTGGGATTCCTCTTGCTCTTGTGTTATTTCACGGAGCTTGggttttctcctctctttctttttgctcGATGTATTCATTGTCGAGTTTgcattaataaattttttgccgtttaaaaaaaaacagtagtaTTTAAccaaaaagaatagaaaaaactAAACTTTATGCGATTAAAAATGAACGAAACAATATTGGTTAATGATAATTTTATCAATATGCATGTTAAATAGGAGTAGTAAATAACCATACACTATGGTGCATCTTCTACTTTATGTCGTTTAATTGGGGAGTAATAATTACTTTggtagataaatattttttctctcttgttcATTCCGTCCATATTAACGCCGTGTTTGGAACTCGAGAAAagtggaagaaaataaaataaaaggaaaatgggaGGGAAGTGATATTTTGCacaatctttttttgttttgctcggcaaaaggaagATTTATTGACTCGAAAGGAGTACATCGAGAGAGGCACTCACTAAGCACAAATGCTTAACAAGAAAAGGagacaaaaactaaaaaataaacaaaaagccATGCAACAGATAATGCAAGAGAaagatttttaattttccttgcctttcttttcttgtatttcACACAAGTTCTAAACAAACCCCAAGTTTCTTAATTTGTTACAGCAttgtctcttctttttttcatttttttttctcggcaaatcGAAACTTTTAAGTATAAAACTTGAAAGGGGTACAATAAGAAGGAAAACGTAGATGCTTATACGTGCTCATCCACAAAAAACACAATATACAAAGAAGCATAAAAGAGCACCCAACCGAAAGTTGGATGTTACAACACCTCAAATCCAGACTAGAGTTTCAGTTTACGAATTCCAATTAGAAAGCTTTTAAAATCCTACACAGAGTACACCTTGATTTTGAGCTTTGATTTCATTCACGAAGCCACCCTCATTTtgatcagatttttttttttttataggcaacaagATTTTGTTAGAACTCGACAAAGAATACATCGAAAGGCAGACCAAATACGGACCAGAGGATGCGGTACCCCAAGAGgcctacaaaagaaaaaaaagaagagaaaaaatattCAATGGATATTGAATGGGCCCAGAAACAAAATGGCCCAAATAACATCACTTTTAGTCCATTTGAATAGACAATACCATTATACCAGGACCAAATCTCTAGCCCAGGGGTGCCTTCAATCATTTGAGACTTTCAGCTTCATTACATCTCTAAGTGAAACCATTTGGAGCATTCAGCGACATCATCAGCATCACTTTCAGTACATTTGATCAGATTCCCTACAGCATTGTCTTTTTGCTTTGATAGCTTCATTTTCATATGCTATGAATGTtacaaaggaagaaaaaaagaaacgtCTGGCTCGCTTTGCCTGACAGGGTTTCATACTCCATATCATTCCAGCCCTCGAGAATATGGAATTAAAAGGAAACGACTTCTCTGCTGTTTGGCCGGAGGACTGTACGTACAGGTGCAGTCCGGTGCAGTCCGGCAGTTCCGTTCCCATTCTGCATCAACTTCAATGATTGATTTTGTTCACATTGTAGAGCTTTTTGAGTTATAGtcatttaaaaatttaagttaATCAAATACCAAATAATATCTGATCATAGTAAACATATATAGAAACAAAATGAGTTAAACATATATACTAGATCATTACTTAGGAGCCCATTTTTTTCCAATATGATAAGATATTATTCGATTTTTGATTAATAATTTTCACGCGCGAGACTGTTGTACTTTACAAGCTCTACAATGTTCAACAATCATTGAAATAGACGCAAATTGGGAGTAGAACTTGCCGGACCGCAAGGGGTGCAGTCCTACCCAAATGACAGAGAAGCCGTTCCCAGATTGAAAAATTCGAAAGTCTTCCGGGAAGACTCTTTCCCCTCGtcttggagaaatttttcggtacCGGCGTGGGTAACACGTGCCCGTGCCCACATGGTACCCGAGCAGCCCATTCGGGGCCGtccaaaacaaattgaaattctctcctctcaccccatcaatctctctcctttttctctttccaaatctgaATCATCTAAAACCGAAATAGACGGCCCGGATGAGCCgaacggacaccacgtggtacccacccggcaccgaagCACAAATAATCAATCAGTCATGCATGCATGCCCTTTTTTATTATAACCGGCTTTTGGTTAACAATTAATCCTTATTTCCCGCGCCGTAATTAATCAACCTATAATAGTGTTGTCggacaaaacgaaaaataacGTAGTCCTTAAGTTTTTAAGCCCAACTAATTCCATGATTAGTATTgctaaaaggaaattaaaaaggGTCTCCTATGATTATTATGTATACTTGGttaaaacagaagaagaaagcaAGATTTAGAGCTAATCACAAATGTCAAATAACTTTTGCCGTTCTGTAGCATTcaccaaataaaattcatttccGTCTCTCATCTTTCCTACACTTTGCGAAATAAAaagtcagaaaaaaaaaaagctttcaaaGTTCGTTTTATGCTcaaacattttcaaattaaaagttTTTGCATTTATGTCAATTCATAAatcaatgggaaaaaaaataagataacaaGAATTTACCCGTAGTTATAAATAACATTAAACATAATCGTATTTTTTCTTGCCTCCATGCATGGCACGGGTACAGCTCTTATTAACATACACACTTGTATATATCTAAAGTCTAGACCGTCCAAACATATCTGGACATTCGGAATTAGGCGCaaaaccaacacaacggttgtgcgcgtagcatttttgttaattttatgcTTACACTCGGTTGAGATTAATTCTTGTTGTTGGTATTACAACGTTGGATTACCTTCTTGGTTTCTTGTTAATTAATTCTTGGTTAATTGGCCTTGTGCTAAGTCTTCAAGGTTTAACTCTTATTCGATGTGCCCGTATCAAATTCTATcaattaaattttcttttgcagagaaaaaaaaaacttggttgATTTATAATTATTGGTTTACATTGGTTGCCTATTTGGAATacttattttttcgatttttttttttgttaacggtCATGGAAAAATATCTTATTGAAAATCATTAGTAAAGCCATCTCTTTCATTCTATAAACTTGTCAATAACAATGTAAAACATACTCTAAAATTTGTGTATGATATTTCATGCTATTACTTATATACTTTTTACAAAGATTATTTTTGTCATTCGCTAATTCTAATATACTCTATCCTAAGAAACTTGGAGAGGAGGATAAATATTTACGGAAATCCAACCATCTCTTTCATTCTACAAACTTGTCAATAACAATGTAAAACATACTCTTGTGTATGATATTTCGTGCTATTATTTATATACTTTTTACAAAGAGTATTTTTATCATTCGCTAATCTTAATCTATTCTATCCTAGGGAACGTGGGGAGGAGGATAAGTGCTTACGGGAATCCAATCCTGCCCATGTGCATTGGAGTATAAGGGAGTTACCAACTGCACTTTACTCCACTTGCACTTTTTCCAAGAGTATGCATTATAATTGGTTATATATGCACGTCCTAATTTAGTAGTATGATTTTACTGTTACTAACtacgaaaataaaattttcacgATTACGATTAATAAAATGCCCCCACCAGACGAGAGTCCTAGATCCGTACATATTCgtatatctctatctctatttACTAAACGAAAAGGTTTCTTGAACTGATATGCATCAAGTCATATGCTTTATTAACTCATACTTATCgattaataaaaacaaaacaacctCCTTTCTATCTCTTTTAAAACAAactcctttatatatatatatatttcgtaAAAGTCATTAGTTTGTATCCAAATGAAACTCCTCAGATGAGAgggagatctagagagagagagaatccagGCCCACACTGTTCTCGCGTCCATgtcttttcctcctcctccaaaaAGAAGACTAACTACGGCTTCCAAAGCAAACACCGAAAACTCTGATCATAAAGCCATTCCCACAAAGGAACACCAACAAGAAACATTAGAGCAAGCTTTTGCTGCCAAAGTTCAAATCGACAGCAACTTTAGCCATCCTGAATGGTACCCTGTTTTCACCTTTTGTTTTCACCTTTTGTTTTGACTTCCGCTTATAATTTTACTTGAATTAAGCAGTCTGTTTTCAGCTTTTGTTTTggcttttgtttgtgttttcacCTTTTGTTTGTGTATTCTTATTTGTACAAGAGTGTATAtttgtccaaaagtgtatttAAAGGTTAGATTctgttgaaaattttctcccGGAAATATAGTACTCTTCGCGGGAAAAATCTTTTGTAAATATGGATCATAAACAGTACTCAAAGGCTTGCAGAAAAGCGGAATcccttttattttcattttcagcatATGACTAagtgatgtcaaataaatataACAGGAAGAACTCGACAGAAGAGTTTGTAAATATGGATCATAAACAGTACTCAAAGGCTTGCAGAAAAGCGGAATcccttttattttcattttcagcatATGACTAAGTGATGTCAAATAAACATAACAGGAAGAACTCGACAGAAGAGTTTCCACCAGGGTACAGGTTCTGCCCATTCGACGGCGAGCTCATTGTCCATTACTTGCAGAAGAAGGTCAATAACGAGTCGATGCCGTATAACAGAATTCAGAACGTAAACCTCTATATGCACAATCCAGAATACCttgcaggtctctctctctctctctctctctctctctctctctctctctctctctctctctctctctctctctctctctctctatatacatatatatatatatatatatatatatatatgggaaaGTCTAAAATACACACCCAGATATGCACCCTcgaaatgttatgaattatagagaaaatgttacgaatcgtattattagaaagttacgaatcatataaaggttacaagatacaccaaaatggtatgaatcataataaaaatgttacgaatcatacTGCTGAAAGGATATAAATTCTAAGAACAAAAGTTATAAAACACATTAAAATGCTGAAAGGTTATAAATTCtaagaacaaaagttacaaaacacaTTAAAATGTAATATTATGAATGAAGCATAAAATTAtagatgcatatgatacacccTAAGagatgtgtatatatgttttttcatttcatttagtTTATTTTCCATAGTTGAGTTTATTTCTTATGTTGTATGATTTTTTCCTAGGGTTCTAGTGCAAAACTTGTATATTTTGTTTGAAGCTACTAAAAAGCTTCATAACGTAACCTATAAATAGGTTCTAGTGCAAAACTTGTATATTTTGTTTGAAGCTAGTAAAAAGCTTCATAACGTAACCTATAAATGGATTGATTTACAGATCAGTACCCAGTATTAGGGGATGATACATGGTACTTCTTCTCACCGAGGGATCGAAAATATCGTAAAGGAAAACGGCCTAAACGAGCAGCTGGCGACGGCTACTGGAAAGCAACTGGAGCAGATAAGCCTGTGGAGCACCGAGGCATTGCCGTTGGGAAAAAGAAGTCCTTGGTTTTCTATTTAGGGAAGCCACAAAACGGCGACAAGACCAATTGGATCATGCAAGAGTACACAGTCGATGCGCCTCCCAGAATCAAAAAGGACGAATACGATATGAGGGTATATAAACATTTCCCATGCATCTATGCTAACTAAGTTTTTTCCAGTGTCTTTTCATCGTTGATGATCGATAACCGTTGTCGTTCTTGCAGTTGGATGATTGGGTTCTATGCAAGATCTACAAGAAAGCTCCAGGGAAGTCGAAAAAAGGCggacaagaagaagaacaacaactaGACGAGCAAGTTGCATATACTGTCACATCGCCTGAGGAAGTCGCTGATCAATGTGCCAAATATGATACTAACCATGTGGAAAAGAATTACGATTATAACTCCATGTGCAATGGCTACATTCCACCATCTCGCATTTCTGCGCTGCCTCCGTTTTCAGATTCTTGTTTTCCGAATTACGGCAACTTCAGTACAGCAGCTTATCATccgcagcagcagcagcaggttGTCAATTATCGGGTTCAATCGGTCGGCATTGTACCTCCTCATGTTCATCCCACGCAGGGCTTCATCATGTCCAAGTACAACATTCAAGAAAACTTTGGGAGCATTTCAACAATGGACAATCTTTTAGCTCCTCAGCTTCCTCAACTTGAGTCTATGGATACTTTGTCATACTACCAGGGCCTTTTACCGAATAACCCTTCAACATCCTCATTTCTGTAGTGTTGTTTTTTGCTCaggtcagattttgattatgttTTCTCACTAGATTTTTAGAGAAAGTAAGCCTTTTTGTTTAGTTGTTGTTTACTTGTTACACTATTCAGGTTTTTGTTCATAATTGGAATAAAGTGTTGttacttttcaattttattCAGGGTGTGATTGCGacagcttcttttttttaaattttagattattgattctGTTTCAAATTCTGGATTTTTAGATTCTAGAGAAGCTATGAATAGTATTGGTTGTAGCTTTAGATTATAGATTAAATGTTATAGAAGAACAAGAGTAGTATTTACTATAAAAGctgcaaaataaatttttttccctgtgAATTAGTCCATTTTGTCCTTGACCAAGAGTTAATTATTAAAATGACGAGGAATATTTTCGTCTTTCTACTAATCACAATTTTCGGAATCGGTAAAAGTATCAAAATCATAACttctaaaaaattagcttttGGGCCAAGCTACTTGCAAAGGTTGTTACATACACCATACAATTGCATAAAACTTGTAAcctttcataaaagaaagagaaagatttgaaGGCTGAAAAGTGGTGAGAAACACGGAGGCAAGAGACATCCATTGTGAGTAAAATGTATTGGGCCACCTCCCCCCAAGTGAAAAGGTAGGCGGACCCAGTTTATGGCACGACAACGCAATCTGAGAACCTGTTCAAAATGGCTGTGGTAGGCGGACCCAAATTTCGGTGCAACTCACTCGACTAAATTGTTATTGGTAGGTTTGAGTTATAAGTAGGACGGTCCAAGACCGGAGATGATTGAGTCGGTCAAGCGAATGCAGGGCATAGAGATGATTGAGTCGGTCAAGCGAAAGCAGGACATAGAGATGATTGAGTCGGTCAAGCAAAAGCAGGACATGCCAGGCTAACAGGCTAAATGTTGTAAATGATGCAGAGAATACAAGTACATCAAGTAGTAGTAAGCAGTTAGAAGATCATTGAGACTAGTTGTGCACTTGCTCTCTTTTCCCTGCTGATTAACGAAACAATGTGCGAATAAAACTTCCAAAAGCAGAGAACTTgtaaaatttccattttcaatCTGTTGCAAACTCTGCACAAGCTTACATTACCAGATATGAAATCTAATTTCCCACCAAGCTTGCATTAGCCAATACTAACTCGCATCAAAAACTTTTGTGCGTCTCGAAAGGCTCAGCAAAATGCAAAGGGAATATTGCCATGCTCTTTTGCCTCAGCTTTGGTGATGAATTCCCTATTTCTTGAAACGGTGAGCGTTTCGGAACCAAATCTCCGTTGCTGCTTGTGTGtacttttcttcttccaccaGTTAAGATCTCCTGCTTGCTCCCTTTGTTGCTAGGACGATGGTTTTCCTTCAATCGACAAATTAAAACACGCTTTTCCTTTTCCTGTGCGATTTGAGCACCCAAGGAAAGTGGCGGATAATCCATCGTCTTCGTCACTTCCTCGATTTTCTCCTTCGACCTGAACTTCTCAAGCTCACCTCTAAGCAAATATAATTCTGTTTCTAGGTTGTTGGCCCTGGTTTCGAATGTGAGAGCTTTTTGTTTCCATTGTCGTACCTAACAAGGCACCAAAGTAGCAATTTAACTAAGATAATTTGTTCTCAAAGATGGTCAATATAATTAGATGAATTAATATTGATACAACCAACGTAAGACAGAAAACGAACTTTAACTATCATGGAATCCTATGAAAAAAGTCTAGCAAACTTATATTGGACAGAATTCCTTTCATACTTCATTCAGAGTGTACTGGCATGTCTCCCACCATGTGTAGCGCGTTCTGGTTTAGCCAACCAAAGAAGTGTAGAACCAAAACCAGATACATGTTGGGGGCACATGTTTGTAGCGTGTCTGAACATCTTAGTGTCCAGAACAAACACAGCCAAAAAGTACTAGTTCAAGAGAGTTAAACCATCATATTCACATTGTTTTTAAGTGTTTGATTTCAACCTATCAATGTgttcaaataaacaaaattatagaTGGACAGGAAATGCACAAGAAGAAAATGTAATGGTTTTCTTACTTTAGAACGCAATGATTGGATTTCACAATCACAATCAAGAGCACGATCTTCCCAAAAATCGCGAGAAGCCTGCAGTTCTTCCATCTCCTCCCTCACTTGCCCCAACATCTCTTGCATCTGTGACCACTGCTCTGTCTCCGCTCGCACTTGCTCCACAATCCTCCTCACCATAGACTTGCAATTTCCCGAGCAACTTTTCTCCTCATTCGAAGTTGGTTCCTGTGGTAAAAGCATAACATCTTcgtttttttcaattttgaacgAATAATATGATGCAGCCGTGAATTCATGAAGAATatagtaattatttaattaGCTCTTGATTAGGAAATTTTGTGATTTCATATTCTTAGTCTAGAATTATTTATTTCCGTACTTAGGTAGGTTGATgtgattttccttttatttagtATCTTAGTTAACAAGGAAGTAGTTTCTTAATTTCAATTTACCTTTTTAGTATTACTAGGATTGATTATAAGTAGAGTTGTAAGTTTTAGGATTATTAAGTTTTtggattaataaaattataaagagtgttctcttttatgccaaattctttggtattctacggaatcaacaaagtgtttgatgcctttattcctgggtattctttgactaaacaggtttagagaaggatttcgatctccgggtattcgttacgaatcaacggattCGGACTCAATTTAGTAGTTTTGCGTTGCAATTGGCTTCCGCTGCATCataatataatattattagcattatgatttttctttttatctgtggaaaaggggaaaaaaaatatcccTATGTTCTAGCGTTGAGACAAGTGTCCCTAAACAGAAGCaaataaaatgccaaaaaaatctCAAGAAATTAGTACAGACTCATTCAAACTTCATGGCACGTAAAATGGCAATCCTCAGTTGtctaaaaaatatgatttcaAGTTACTCTATGTGTTCTGCATATAATCCTATATTTTACGGGAAATAAAAGGTACAGAAAACTTGCTCATTGCATAGGATAGTCGGAATTGTTCATTGCATAGGATAAAGGCAATCCCATGGAGGACTTGCTCATTGCATAGGGTAGTCAGAATTGTTATTGGTTTTCTTTAAGCCTTCTAAGAGAACCTTACAGATTCCTTCATTATAACGGtatagaaaacaaaattcacaaGATTGAAAACACATTTTGGAAAGATAGTCCCTCCTAAGTTCCACAAATCACGGTTCTCAGTGTCAAATTAAGAGAAGCAGATAAAAGTTAAGGAAGTTTGCCTCATTGGTTCTTCGtatagagaaagaagaagaatcaggAAATTCAATTCGCTTGGAGTTGGAAGCAGAACTGGTTGCAGAATTGTTGGCTGTACTTTGAAGCATCGACCGGTATTCCTCCTCCATTCTATGTAACATCCCCTTTGACAGTCcctccattttccttttcagaGCCTCCACCTGCATACTCTATTTCTCAAATCAAACTGTAGATATAGATAACATTTGTATCTAATAATCACAATTTATCCCTTCTTCAAGGCTGCGTTTGGATCACTGATTCGTGAAATTAACTAGCAGTGGAAACAAAAGAATTAAGCATAGCTGCTTCGCTTCATCATCCACTAATCCAGGGTCCAAACACGGCCTAAAGAAAATCATAATCACCACAAGTGAAAACTTCTTCTTTGTTCACCTACATCATCCACTAATCCAGggtccaaacacagcctaaagAAAATCATAATCACCACAAGTGAAAGCTTCTTCTttgtggatcaaaaaaaaaaaaaaagaaagcttcTTCTTTGTTCACCTAGAACAAGTACTTGGCAGCATATAAGGCTGTCTTTGATACTCGAAATCCAACCAAGAAGAATTTAGCTTATTCGCTTCGTTATCAAGAAATCCAGATCCAAACAATGCCTAAAGCAAATCCCTAgtccacaaccaccaccaccacaacactTATACTTCATGTTTATTTCCACTTCCTTACCAACCCAAATGAAGACTACCAAGAACCCAAGTGAAGTCTAAGGAACTCAACTTCATTCTATATGAATCAAGGATCTAACAACTTATAAGAGAGATTTATACTTACATCTGTGAATCTATTATCGCTTTTGTTGTCACTATTTTCCCCTTTCGTATTGATTGAAAAGCTAGATTCAGCCATCTCTCTGATCTCCTTCACTCGTTTCCCATCCGATAACCCTCCGAGCTTCTCTAGCCGTCGCTGCAAAAGTGATgcttttttgtcaaaattactACTCTGTTGGACCTCAAAATCTTTGATTCCTGAGCTCCTCTGCAGCTCCTCTAGTTTCTCCACTAAATCCTCAATCTCTTCCTCTATTACCACATCTGCATTCTTTCCTTCGTAGATTTTCTTCCGTCCCTACAACCAACGTTAAATTAATCGCAATGTAAAGACAAATACTTTCATTACCAAGTGAATTTGAACAGAAGACAGAGAATCCAAGTTGTTAATTCAAGAGAAGAAAGATAGGTGCTATGTTTGTTTCTGAGAAAAAAACATGCAGAAAAGAGGGCTACAAAAAAGCCAAGCCGCTGAGTTTGGAAGTCTTTGAGCTTGGCTCGGTCAAAATTTCATGAGCTCAAACTCGAGTCGAGCCAAAATAATCGAGCCCAAGCTCAAGCTTTGTTAGTGTCCATGATGCCGAGCTCGAGTTGATCAAATATAAACGAATTCGAGCTCTCTGAAAAGAAtgcaacaaaatagtgtagattGGTACATATATTACCCAAATGAAATTTTAGATATGCTATCATGAATTTGCAAGCTTACTCAAGTAGAGCTTCGGCTAGTTTGAGCTCGGCCCATTTATGAAAGAAGCCTAAAATTCTGGCTCGAGCTCATTTGATAACTTCATTAGCCGAGCTCAAACAAGCCCTTACCAACCCAAGCCTCAAGCTACTCGCAA
The sequence above is a segment of the Rhododendron vialii isolate Sample 1 chromosome 13a, ASM3025357v1 genome. Coding sequences within it:
- the LOC131314136 gene encoding NAC domain-containing protein 67-like, which gives rise to MDTNLIEKPVMDAGKPPELINKSVDHKDQVVGHKKVLVYYEGKLGRENSKKTNWIMHEFRVEGPPRIKESQHDMKLDDWVLCRIYRKEVSENGKKGEAQGQVPERWKKGGVQAQHKLVPIPSPAANDNDLDDLDTDGLFAQNSNPAPSQNSDNVPV
- the LOC131314575 gene encoding NAC domain-containing protein 2-like isoform X2: MSFPPPPKRRLTTASKANTENSDHKAIPTKEHQQETLEQAFAAKVQIDSNFSHPEWKNSTEEFPPGYRFCPFDGELIVHYLQKKVNNESMPYNRIQNVNLYMHNPEYLAGKRPKRAAGDGYWKATGADKPVEHRGIAVGKKKSLVFYLGKPQNGDKTNWIMQEYTVDAPPRIKKDEYDMRLDDWVLCKIYKKAPGKSKKGGQEEEQQLDEQVAYTVTSPEEVADQCAKYDTNHVEKNYDYNSMCNGYIPPSRISALPPFSDSCFPNYGNFSTAAYHPQQQQQVVNYRVQSVGIVPPHVHPTQGFIMSKYNIQENFGSISTMDNLLAPQLPQLESMDTLSYYQGLLPNNPSTSSFL
- the LOC131314575 gene encoding NAC domain-containing protein 2-like isoform X1, whose translation is MSFPPPPKRRLTTASKANTENSDHKAIPTKEHQQETLEQAFAAKVQIDSNFSHPEWKNSTEEFPPGYRFCPFDGELIVHYLQKKVNNESMPYNRIQNVNLYMHNPEYLADQYPVLGDDTWYFFSPRDRKYRKGKRPKRAAGDGYWKATGADKPVEHRGIAVGKKKSLVFYLGKPQNGDKTNWIMQEYTVDAPPRIKKDEYDMRLDDWVLCKIYKKAPGKSKKGGQEEEQQLDEQVAYTVTSPEEVADQCAKYDTNHVEKNYDYNSMCNGYIPPSRISALPPFSDSCFPNYGNFSTAAYHPQQQQQVVNYRVQSVGIVPPHVHPTQGFIMSKYNIQENFGSISTMDNLLAPQLPQLESMDTLSYYQGLLPNNPSTSSFL
- the LOC131314579 gene encoding uncharacterized protein LOC131314579 isoform X2, which codes for MSITATTRKSKWHPTPPPPPSPKILNLPRRTRRKQPRKAAGKTTGGAGRLDSLFEQERAFSRTVPVVLLNSGGGGERRERVEEREEGGGGGGVKEGEEKWRFQAEMLRAECNFLRVEREFALKKLERNRVKMERTLRSAVMTLVSGRKKIYEGKNADVVIEEEIEDLVEKLEELQRSSGIKDFEVQQSSNFDKKASLLQRRLEKLGGLSDGKRVKEIREMAESSFSINTKGENSDNKSDNRFTDVEALKRKMEGLSKGMLHRMEEEYRSMLQSTANNSATSSASNSKRIEFPDSSSFSIRRTNEEPTSNEEKSCSGNCKSMVRRIVEQVRAETEQWSQMQEMLGQVREEMEELQASRDFWEDRALDCDCEIQSLRSKVRQWKQKALTFETRANNLETELYLLRGELEKFRSKEKIEEVTKTMDYPPLSLGAQIAQEKEKRVLICRLKENHRPSNKGSKQEILTGGRRKVHTSSNGDLVPKRSPFQEIGNSSPKLRQKSMAIFPLHFAEPFETHKSF
- the LOC131314579 gene encoding uncharacterized protein LOC131314579 isoform X1, with amino-acid sequence MSITATTRKSKWHPTPPPPPSPKILNLPRRTRRKQPRKAAGKTTGGAGRLDSLFEQERAFSRTVPVVLLNSGGGGERRERVEEREEGGGGGGVKEGEEKWRFQAEMLRAECNFLRVEREFALKKLERNRVKMERTLRSAVMTLVSGRKKIYEGKNADVVIEEEIEDLVEKLEELQRSSGIKDFEVQQSSNFDKKASLLQRRLEKLGGLSDGKRVKEIREMAESSFSINTKGENSDNKSDNRFTDSMQVEALKRKMEGLSKGMLHRMEEEYRSMLQSTANNSATSSASNSKRIEFPDSSSFSIRRTNEEPTSNEEKSCSGNCKSMVRRIVEQVRAETEQWSQMQEMLGQVREEMEELQASRDFWEDRALDCDCEIQSLRSKVRQWKQKALTFETRANNLETELYLLRGELEKFRSKEKIEEVTKTMDYPPLSLGAQIAQEKEKRVLICRLKENHRPSNKGSKQEILTGGRRKVHTSSNGDLVPKRSPFQEIGNSSPKLRQKSMAIFPLHFAEPFETHKSF